A genomic stretch from Telmatocola sphagniphila includes:
- a CDS encoding radical SAM protein, producing MSANAKTSRDFLEIRRTSSAERTFRPNYLSFAGTYQCNLECPHCCVPIEWKDRLPIDVALRFLESCHALGIGILGFTGGEPFIYPEFVIEVTRRAAELGFRFDKVMTNGVWFETPEELETVLTNLRDAGFRGKIGLSIDKFHGIHTGKLVEFCKTTRRIFNRDNILSLSYASPSPEKGLEPIRKLAESLDAVIEWSEVLNHYLLVSLDLTMTLNWNHLAAVERAEKLPSKPWDGEWFEEDYCEGPGQAFIVNPKGDVKPCCGFASDLDQLTIGNIHHQTAQEILEAGRNHPFVGHLFRHGLSYFKDQILQEKPEALPGQTSNHCYFCWHILTRGLVHGLPGGGGQIGNWTGSRENAFGELVSLGTTLIRKA from the coding sequence ATGTCCGCTAATGCTAAGACGAGTCGAGACTTCCTAGAGATTCGACGAACCAGTTCTGCCGAACGCACCTTTCGTCCGAACTATCTCTCCTTCGCCGGTACCTATCAGTGCAATCTGGAATGCCCGCACTGCTGCGTTCCCATCGAATGGAAAGACCGTTTACCGATTGACGTAGCACTTCGTTTTCTCGAAAGCTGCCACGCTCTCGGTATTGGAATTCTAGGGTTCACCGGCGGCGAACCGTTCATTTATCCGGAATTTGTCATCGAAGTTACTCGTCGGGCTGCCGAGCTCGGGTTTCGATTCGACAAAGTTATGACCAACGGCGTCTGGTTCGAAACCCCGGAGGAACTGGAAACGGTACTGACCAATCTCCGAGATGCCGGTTTTCGGGGCAAAATCGGTCTGAGCATCGACAAATTCCACGGCATTCACACGGGAAAACTCGTCGAATTCTGCAAAACCACCCGTCGAATTTTCAATCGGGACAATATTTTGTCGCTTTCGTATGCCAGCCCCTCCCCGGAAAAGGGCTTGGAGCCGATCCGCAAGCTCGCGGAGTCCTTGGATGCGGTGATCGAGTGGTCTGAGGTACTGAATCATTATCTCCTGGTCTCGCTCGATCTGACCATGACGCTGAATTGGAATCATCTGGCCGCGGTCGAACGGGCCGAGAAATTGCCGAGCAAGCCGTGGGACGGGGAATGGTTTGAAGAAGACTATTGCGAAGGACCGGGCCAAGCGTTTATCGTCAATCCTAAAGGGGACGTAAAGCCTTGCTGCGGCTTTGCTTCCGATCTGGATCAGCTGACTATCGGCAATATTCACCACCAAACGGCTCAGGAGATTCTGGAAGCAGGCCGAAATCATCCTTTTGTCGGGCACCTTTTCCGACACGGGCTGTCCTACTTTAAGGACCAGATTTTACAGGAAAAGCCTGAAGCTCTACCCGGCCAAACCAGCAATCATTGCTATTTTTGCTGGCATATCCTGACGCGTGGCTTGGTTCACGGTCTGCCCGGCGGCGGCGGTCAGATCGGCAACTGGACGGGATCTCGAGAAAACGCATTTGGCGAACTTGTGAGCCTGGGAACGACTCTTATTCGTAAGGCGTAG
- a CDS encoding DUF2806 domain-containing protein produces the protein MSPGSAAYDITRAVADSTYEKFGTLAKYLGKPIEEWLQPWLMHRKVKYEMRDKIIAEATKEQIAVMRQDHEWNLEDRASERCRREEIRRQQNIENIVVSSVEQIPSDQTPIQINDDWSAQFIENCKDISDETMQKLWSKILAGELSKPGSCSLKTMAILRTMNKSDAELFSTLKSFVWESAESQYIVINFEKMRIYSNNAIFQNFDYNSLIDLEHFGLIHLSTPATIIQSYNEFSSVSWRYFDKSIKLTKRNSTGNPTGSNLKIDVGEVHLTKSGKDLMRLVSGNPMDSYIEAAVKYFQSRFLNVQFEPQSSP, from the coding sequence ATGTCCCCAGGAAGTGCTGCATACGATATAACTCGAGCTGTTGCCGATTCGACCTACGAAAAATTTGGCACACTGGCGAAATACCTCGGTAAGCCGATCGAAGAGTGGCTGCAACCTTGGCTCATGCATCGTAAAGTGAAGTACGAGATGAGAGATAAAATCATAGCGGAAGCGACGAAAGAACAGATTGCTGTAATGCGGCAGGATCACGAATGGAATCTCGAAGATCGCGCTTCCGAGAGATGCCGCAGAGAGGAAATTCGTAGACAGCAAAATATTGAAAATATTGTTGTTAGTAGTGTCGAACAAATCCCTTCGGATCAAACGCCAATACAAATCAACGATGATTGGTCGGCGCAATTTATCGAAAATTGCAAAGATATTTCTGATGAAACGATGCAAAAATTGTGGAGCAAAATATTGGCGGGCGAGCTTAGTAAGCCAGGATCGTGCTCATTGAAAACAATGGCAATATTAAGGACCATGAACAAAAGCGATGCCGAACTATTTTCAACGCTAAAATCATTCGTTTGGGAATCAGCAGAAAGTCAATACATAGTAATTAATTTTGAAAAAATGCGTATATACTCTAACAACGCAATCTTCCAAAATTTTGATTATAATTCTCTAATCGATTTAGAACATTTCGGACTAATCCACTTGAGTACTCCAGCTACAATTATCCAATCTTATAACGAATTTAGTTCCGTAAGTTGGAGATACTTTGACAAATCGATCAAGCTGACAAAACGCAATAGCACTGGCAATCCAACTGGTTCAAATTTGAAAATCGACGTAGGAGAAGTTCATTTAACGAAAAGCGGCAAAGATTTGATGAGGCTTGTAAGTGGGAATCCAATGGATTCCTATATTGAAGCGGCAGTAAAATATTTTCAAAGTAGATTTCTCAATGTCCAATTTGAGCCACAGTCGTCGCCTTGA
- a CDS encoding transposase yields MTTTTIAIDMDVPAGVSVGEYERIDGGHAFHVSWQLPDNLCCETCRRESPLQLVEKNKFLSIRDLDLWGKPSFFVYQEVYHRCPSCGHRQSLLPPFKRRDVKYTFRFEEQVLVSLIGSTAEDVAVRLGIAAETVERIVKNRIEDAKAKQIDPQRKIERLGLDEISLRKGHKGYATILTDLTNAERPEILALSKGRDEAAGRACLERLSAEQRSAVRWHHTDMSAAYLKACGVHLPNSQSVIDRFHVAKKLGEVADDLRKKTIEPTSEV; encoded by the coding sequence ATGACGACGACTACCATTGCCATAGACATGGACGTCCCTGCCGGAGTGAGCGTTGGCGAATACGAACGCATCGACGGGGGCCACGCCTTTCACGTGAGTTGGCAGTTGCCCGACAATCTTTGTTGCGAGACTTGCCGGCGTGAGTCTCCGCTTCAATTGGTGGAGAAGAACAAGTTTCTGAGCATCCGCGATCTGGATTTGTGGGGTAAGCCGAGCTTTTTCGTGTACCAGGAGGTGTATCACCGCTGCCCGTCGTGCGGTCACCGTCAATCGCTGTTGCCGCCGTTCAAGCGTCGGGATGTGAAATATACGTTTCGCTTCGAGGAGCAGGTGCTGGTCAGTCTGATCGGGAGCACAGCCGAAGACGTGGCGGTGCGTTTGGGGATCGCCGCGGAAACGGTGGAGCGAATCGTCAAGAACCGGATAGAGGACGCCAAGGCGAAGCAGATCGATCCCCAGCGGAAGATCGAGCGTTTGGGTCTGGATGAGATCAGCCTGCGTAAGGGGCATAAGGGATATGCGACAATATTGACGGACCTGACGAATGCGGAGCGTCCGGAGATTCTGGCTCTGTCCAAGGGTCGTGACGAAGCAGCGGGGCGAGCGTGTTTGGAGCGTTTGTCGGCCGAGCAACGGTCGGCGGTGCGTTGGCATCATACGGACATGAGCGCGGCGTATTTGAAGGCTTGCGGCGTGCATTTACCCAACAGCCAGTCGGTGATAGATCGCTTTCACGTCGCCAAGAAATTGGGTGAGGTGGCGGACGATCTGCGAAAAAAAACTATCGAGCCTACAAGCGAAGTTTGA
- a CDS encoding transposase, translating into MSGEARKKLRSQMHDFRRRPEDLKPEQVQALEDLFEKVPSLGTIYHLRWEATKIFDSAPNRAEASRLLEDWIVQARETEMDWEPFITMLKNNWEGILAYFEERKSSGPVEGLNTKIRVVLRRSYGIQSLTTLWTRVLLDVNWAAKKLGPTIAEIRGFVNQIQKHFSGCYT; encoded by the coding sequence TTGAGCGGGGAAGCCCGCAAGAAGCTGCGTTCTCAGATGCACGACTTCCGGCGTCGTCCCGAGGATTTGAAACCGGAGCAGGTCCAGGCCCTCGAGGATTTGTTCGAGAAGGTGCCTTCGTTGGGAACGATCTACCATCTGCGTTGGGAGGCGACCAAAATCTTCGATAGTGCCCCGAACCGAGCCGAAGCCTCGCGACTGTTGGAAGATTGGATCGTCCAGGCCCGCGAGACCGAGATGGATTGGGAGCCGTTCATCACGATGCTCAAGAATAACTGGGAGGGGATCTTAGCCTACTTCGAGGAACGCAAAAGCAGCGGTCCGGTGGAAGGTCTCAATACCAAGATTCGGGTAGTGCTACGTCGGAGTTATGGAATTCAGAGTCTAACTACGCTCTGGACGAGAGTACTCCTGGACGTGAATTGGGCTGCGAAAAAATTAGGGCCGACCATTGCAGAGATTCGCGGCTTCGTCAACCAGATACAGAAGCATTTCTCTGGATGCTACACCTAG
- a CDS encoding UxaA family hydrolase, whose product MTAIPLKEVGIHLRPKDNVAVAIRNIPAETKIQIDGVTLLLPSPVRMGHKFAVQPIKEGDPITKYGQTIGFAGRNIHPGEHVHVHNVILGKFERDYAYSTEVPLPPPPPATQRSFMGYDRGSSKPEHLRYGTRNYIAIISTVNCSAATSKYVAEKLRSLDVLKNFPNVDGILPIVHKHGCAMAYGGDDHKQLDRTLAGFARHPNVAAYILIGLGCETGQAAHLIENEHLDLIQINADKKKPLVLSIQECGGIGKTVEAGVKAVIDMLPKANDVRRVQVDAKHIILGTNCGGSDGNSGVTANPALGVASDLIVQQGGTSILGETTEIYGAEHLLTRRAVTKEVGEKLVERIKWWEWYTSIFGVEINNNPSVGNKEGGLTTIYEKSLGAIAKAGSTAMVDVVHYAEPVTKKGFVVMDTPGYDPVSMTGIVAGGANVLVFTTGRGSVFGCKPSPSIKVATNSPLYKHMEGDMDINAGRVLEGVPVEEVGKEIFEKILSVASGEKTKSEINGVGEEEFAPWGIGPTL is encoded by the coding sequence ATGACGGCGATTCCTCTTAAAGAAGTCGGCATTCATCTGCGGCCCAAGGATAATGTGGCCGTGGCAATTCGCAATATCCCGGCGGAAACCAAAATTCAGATCGATGGAGTAACCTTGTTGCTCCCCTCACCCGTTCGCATGGGTCACAAATTCGCTGTTCAACCTATCAAGGAAGGCGACCCGATCACCAAATACGGTCAGACGATCGGCTTCGCGGGTCGCAATATTCATCCGGGTGAACACGTGCACGTTCACAACGTGATTCTCGGTAAATTCGAGCGCGATTACGCCTATTCCACGGAAGTGCCGTTGCCCCCGCCGCCGCCCGCGACGCAGCGTTCCTTCATGGGCTACGATCGCGGCAGCTCCAAGCCCGAGCATTTGCGCTACGGTACTCGCAACTATATCGCCATTATCAGCACCGTGAACTGTTCGGCCGCAACCAGCAAATATGTCGCGGAGAAGCTTCGCAGCCTGGATGTGCTGAAGAATTTCCCCAATGTGGATGGCATTCTGCCCATCGTTCACAAACATGGCTGTGCGATGGCTTACGGTGGGGACGATCATAAACAGTTGGATCGCACGCTGGCCGGATTCGCCCGGCATCCCAACGTCGCGGCCTACATTCTGATTGGTTTGGGCTGCGAAACCGGTCAGGCCGCACACCTGATTGAGAATGAACATCTGGATCTGATTCAAATAAATGCGGATAAGAAAAAGCCACTGGTGCTTTCGATTCAAGAGTGCGGCGGGATCGGCAAAACGGTGGAGGCGGGCGTCAAAGCGGTCATTGATATGTTGCCGAAAGCGAACGATGTCCGCCGGGTGCAGGTCGATGCGAAACATATTATTCTTGGAACCAACTGCGGCGGCTCGGACGGTAATTCCGGGGTGACCGCCAATCCCGCTTTGGGTGTCGCTTCCGATTTAATCGTTCAGCAGGGGGGAACCTCGATTCTGGGGGAGACGACCGAAATTTACGGGGCCGAGCACCTGCTCACCCGTCGGGCGGTCACCAAGGAAGTCGGCGAAAAACTGGTCGAACGCATCAAATGGTGGGAGTGGTATACCAGCATTTTCGGGGTGGAAATCAACAATAACCCGAGCGTGGGCAACAAAGAGGGCGGCCTGACCACGATTTACGAAAAAAGTCTGGGAGCCATCGCCAAGGCCGGAAGCACGGCCATGGTTGACGTGGTCCACTATGCCGAGCCCGTGACCAAGAAGGGCTTCGTGGTGATGGATACTCCTGGATACGACCCGGTGAGTATGACAGGGATTGTCGCTGGGGGGGCGAACGTGCTGGTCTTCACGACTGGCCGCGGCTCCGTGTTCGGCTGCAAGCCGTCGCCGAGCATCAAGGTGGCGACGAACTCTCCGCTGTATAAGCACATGGAAGGGGACATGGACATCAACGCCGGGCGAGTACTCGAAGGGGTGCCGGTCGAAGAAGTGGGCAAGGAGATTTTCGAAAAGATTCTCTCGGTCGCTTCCGGTGAGAAGACCAAGAGCGAGATCAACGGGGTGGGCGAGGAAGAGTTCGCTCCGTGGGGGATCGGGCCGACGTTGTAA
- a CDS encoding BatA domain-containing protein, with product MFMSFANPVFLYGLPALAIPVLIHFLNRRKFEIVDWGAMQFLRISDEVRRRNRLDQLLLLLLRMLILALLLILLAGPSFKSRWLSRFAKQPRRDLVLIVDGSGSMALQQNKQSLLDLARGKARKILEDFGSDDRFQVLVARDDVTNLSLQWNNSWNIVEGHLKKEIPHGSLNIVAAYQQASDLLKGSVAEKREILFLTDGQKHSWQEPNLVARLKTIQEAAGENAPLLRIEDVAALDAAKIANLGITRLNTRRTIALPKQEIAFEGEIQATNKEAANSHVRILVDHRPIGEVQVENLSPGKAKFHYTHRFADTGSHLIEFRLPADEYPSDDNYELAIRVIPQIHVQVIDPKFQLNAEGNPSLIGSQFLLDALAPIKDPSPLFAVERLKSDTRTSRSDSLGSTSAKVEILFDLPSPPQADLVHFVQNGNGLLIAPGDDFDPRRWRESEQGHALLPAHPIKILGSETDLTTAPRIDPKSLVHPVMQLFAKNSELLSAYFPKYWDLSTEGIESAQVLARLTNGKPFLVEKNLGLGKVLLCAVPLDNRWRTNLTDLGDYVRLMHELVLHLGSESGFDNNQPAASGLTLPERIAADSHMAITIPGGEPIRDRMREIRGKLRSLTLPGIYSFREDNQPSQYVVLQENRAEHLLTYMNEADWEQLKSALPNKLLRNEETAAGDTSAQNLFSLRPIFLLLLILFLFGEAWFARRHSIA from the coding sequence ATGTTTATGTCCTTTGCCAATCCGGTATTTCTTTACGGCTTGCCCGCCTTAGCAATCCCCGTCCTCATTCATTTTCTCAATCGCCGAAAATTTGAAATTGTCGACTGGGGAGCCATGCAGTTCCTCCGCATCAGCGATGAGGTACGCCGGCGCAACCGGCTCGATCAACTACTGCTCCTGCTTTTGCGCATGCTGATCCTGGCCCTTTTGCTGATTCTGCTGGCCGGCCCTTCTTTCAAAAGCCGTTGGTTGAGCCGTTTCGCCAAGCAACCCCGGCGCGATCTGGTTCTCATCGTCGATGGCTCCGGCAGCATGGCTCTGCAACAGAACAAACAATCACTTTTGGATCTAGCCCGGGGCAAAGCTCGAAAAATTCTCGAAGATTTCGGTAGCGACGATCGCTTTCAGGTATTGGTCGCCCGGGACGATGTCACTAATCTTTCGCTGCAATGGAACAACTCCTGGAATATCGTCGAAGGGCATCTGAAAAAGGAAATCCCGCACGGTTCCCTTAATATTGTCGCAGCTTATCAACAGGCCAGCGACCTGCTTAAAGGTTCGGTGGCCGAGAAACGGGAGATCCTATTCCTCACCGACGGCCAGAAACACTCGTGGCAGGAACCCAACCTGGTAGCTCGACTGAAGACCATACAGGAAGCGGCCGGGGAAAATGCCCCTCTTCTTCGGATCGAGGATGTAGCGGCTCTGGACGCAGCGAAAATTGCCAATCTGGGTATTACCCGACTGAATACCCGGCGAACTATCGCCCTACCAAAGCAGGAAATCGCGTTCGAAGGCGAGATTCAGGCGACCAACAAAGAAGCGGCCAATTCCCACGTCCGGATTCTGGTTGATCATCGACCCATCGGCGAAGTCCAGGTGGAGAATCTCTCCCCCGGTAAAGCCAAGTTCCATTACACCCATCGCTTCGCAGACACCGGCAGCCATCTGATCGAATTTCGCCTCCCGGCGGATGAATATCCATCCGACGACAACTACGAACTGGCCATTCGCGTCATTCCTCAAATTCATGTGCAGGTGATAGATCCGAAATTCCAGCTGAACGCCGAAGGAAATCCGTCGCTTATCGGGAGCCAGTTTCTTCTGGATGCCCTGGCCCCGATCAAAGACCCTTCCCCATTATTTGCGGTGGAGCGGTTGAAATCCGATACTCGTACCTCCCGTTCGGATAGTTTGGGCAGTACGAGTGCGAAGGTTGAAATCCTCTTCGATCTACCCAGTCCGCCCCAGGCCGATCTGGTCCACTTCGTGCAAAATGGTAACGGCCTGCTGATTGCTCCCGGTGACGATTTCGATCCGAGGAGATGGCGGGAATCGGAACAGGGGCATGCATTACTGCCAGCCCATCCCATCAAAATTCTGGGGAGCGAAACCGACCTGACGACGGCGCCCAGAATCGACCCCAAGTCGCTCGTCCATCCGGTGATGCAACTCTTTGCCAAGAATAGCGAACTCCTCTCCGCCTATTTCCCCAAATACTGGGATCTCTCGACCGAAGGAATCGAATCTGCTCAGGTACTGGCCCGACTGACCAACGGTAAACCATTCCTGGTTGAGAAGAATCTGGGGCTGGGTAAAGTCCTGTTATGCGCCGTTCCCCTCGATAACCGCTGGCGAACCAATCTGACCGACCTCGGAGATTACGTTCGCCTGATGCACGAACTGGTTCTTCACCTGGGTAGCGAATCAGGTTTCGACAATAATCAGCCTGCAGCCAGTGGATTAACATTGCCGGAAAGAATCGCGGCCGATTCGCATATGGCCATCACTATCCCCGGCGGTGAACCGATTCGCGATCGGATGCGGGAAATTCGCGGCAAATTGCGAAGCCTGACACTTCCCGGTATCTATTCGTTTCGCGAAGACAACCAACCGTCGCAGTACGTGGTGCTGCAGGAGAATCGCGCCGAACACCTGCTGACCTACATGAACGAAGCAGATTGGGAACAACTGAAAAGCGCCCTGCCGAATAAATTGTTGCGCAATGAGGAGACGGCGGCAGGCGATACCAGTGCACAGAATCTCTTTTCGCTCCGGCCGATATTTCTGTTGTTGTTGATCCTGTTTTTATTCGGGGAAGCCTGGTTCGCCCGGCGGCATTCCATCGCTTAA